atttttcagattttacaGGAAGGGAGGGTACAGGAATGTGTGAGGACTGAATCTGTTGAGAATATTGAATTAGTGGAAACTTCATGTGGTGAGGAGGAAGTTGAACTGATTCCCTGCAGTCAGCCATGGATACTGTTTGACTACTTTGGTCAACCTCGATTGGAGCAGATTATGTATGGGAATTGAGAAGATTATGATTTGTTCcaaatatatattgttgaaGTCTGAAAGACTGAAATTCATTATTACTCAATGAATAATAAccctctgtttttttttttttttcagctgtGTTCAATAGATAGACACGGGTAGAAGAGTAATGGAATACCGAATGGTATGTTAGGTTTCTTGGCTGTATGAGGAAGAGAGAGGACCAACACTCATGAGCTGGGGCTTTTATACTATACTATGTTTTTAGTCTTAAGCGAGAAGAGAATTACTCATACAATGTTCATTATTATTATGCTGCCACTGCCATTTTCTCTATCAATCCTTCAGATTCAGAGATGAATCAATTGCCATACAAATCTCCTTTAATTCATTACAATTTCCATTCATACgcaagaaaacaaaactaaccctaaccctaaccctatCCCCCGAAACCATACAGAGTTCGCCCCTGTCGTTTCAGAGCATAAACGACGTCCATGGCCGTAACGGTCTTCCGGCGAGCGTGCTCCGTGTAGGTCACGGCGTCTCTAATCACGTTCTCCAGAAAGATCTTCAGAACACCGCGAGTTTCTTCGTAGATTAAACCGCTGATACGCTTGACTCCGCCACGCCTCGCCAGACGCCGAATGGCCGGCTTCGTGATCCCCTGAATGTTATCTCTGAGAACCTTACGGTGCCGCTTTGCTCCTCCCTTTCCCAATCCTTTGCCTCCCTTTCCTCTTCCTGACATTCTTGTCTTTTTTCTTCAGTTTTCCTTTGGTCACTCTCTGGATGTTTGTTTGTTAAGGCGGATGAAAAGATAAGACGACGAGGACGAGGCTTATATAGGAAGAGATGAGGCATACGTAGCCGTTGGATTGGAAAGTGATCCGTGTGACTTGTATTATTGGGATTAGAGCCGTTGGATTGTAAGATCTTGGATGTGATTGGCCAAAACGGAAGAGTGAGTGATTTTGGTGGGAAATGTATTCGAGGGAAAAAAccctttctctttgttttttgtgTTGCTTAGTTTGCATAAAGCAAATCTGACATGAGCCAGGTCTACAAAATTTGAGATTCATCTTATGAAAGGAATGTAGCATTATTGATGGATAATAAATTCATGTACACCACTTAATTAATGCAGAGTCTTTATTCTAATGTTTGTTACCTATTTTAGTGCATCAAGAAATACTCATTTTTGACAAGTCAatcatataacattttgtctCTAGGAAAGGAAAAACTGGCTTTTTCAGAGCTAGAGTTGCCAATTTGAGAATACATTGAAAGGAGTGCCTATGGTTATATGTATTTGATATTGAGAATTAAGAGACTCAAACCTCGTTTTATAACATAATTGGATAGATACAAAAACCATTAAGTTAGGTGTTTTtgttattcaatattatttagtaaatatatataatatatttaatttcaaaattttagttatatcatattaatattatattaatatcattattctACTCAATCGGTGGGTTAATCTATAGAATAATACTTTGACTAGGTCAAAGTCTAATTGGGTTTTAAATTTGTTCGtccattgaatttaaaaataatgagaTTTCCCATTGTTTTTGCCCCATGCTAAAGAAGACAACTGAGATTTCCTCTTATTACTACTTTTAAGTTTACATTAGTGTTGAAGCTATTTCAAAGACTTCCACGGTGAATctttgaagtttaaaaataagtcttttacTGCAAACATATTAGAGTTGACAATTTATGacataatatgacaaataaaaatagatttaatattgAGTATTTTCTACACAAATTCTAATTCAATCATATTTGGTTAATCCATTTATAAATCAAGTCATGTCCATATTGACCCTGCATAACCAAACCATGATCTTCATATAGGTGTTGTGTTTGAGttgttttgagttaaaatggtcaaatcatatataaatgaaaaatatatagaatatgTCATTTTAAGTTAAGTGGGTCAAACGAACTTTGTTTTGACATAGTACGACCTAATTagattaattcaatttatattatatcaacacattcataattcaatttggGTGTCTTTGGTATGATATTAATTTGGATCAAGTTTAGGTTGGGGTCTTTGCTAGTCACATAACCCAAAGGCATAAACTGTCCAAGTCTAGAAAATACCAATTTCTTGCTAGGATATTACATTATTCATaacaaacacaaattaaaacaatgACTTTGAAAGACTGTCTGACCTATTTTGCTAATACCCTTTTTCTTAAATATGTCAAGAAGTGATATGCAAAATGTCACAAGCCAATGGCTCCTATGTCGTTCTTGTGCAACACTTCACGAAACACCCGCACCAAAAAGTTCAGAGTAGATTACCTTTAACATAAACAACTCCATATGATCAACAATAAATTGATGAATACAACAGCGCCGGATGACTTGAAGTTGCACTTGTGTTGAAGTTCTCCatgattgattaaaaaaatacccCTCTCTGCGAGCACATAATTGAGCTCACCGTAAACAACTTAAGGGCATTCTCATAAAAAGCTGCATGACGATGAGACATTTAAGTCTGATTAAAATTCTCCATGATTGAAATGATTTTCCATGCAAGCTTCTCATCTGCCACTGACCAAGTGCAGCAAAAGAATACTGCTTCAGATTTTTTCTGCTGCGATGTACCACTTTTTCTATATGGGCAGTTGTCCTTCAAAcaaattgataattgaaatgATTCCACCTGCAGATGTTCCCCCAGAACTACAATGTTTCCTTCAGAAAGTTCACTCGATAATCTTGTGGATAGTAATTGAATCAGAGAGGATGTTTGAAAAACATAAAGTGAATCAGTTTCTGGAGTAAGATCTGTGGTTGTGGCCTTCTCTAACTTGTCAATACTTACAGGGCAACAATAGGCAAACTGAAGCTTGTGTTCTTTTTCTCCAAACATAAGCAGAAGCTCATCTTGGTGTACAATCTTTGCCTTCTTGCTTTTCTCCAAGACTAGAATCCCTTCCAGAACTCTTTCGTCACTTATTTGCAGCAGTGACAAGGCACTTGTGCCTTTTGAACCAGAGTCAAAGTTCTCTTCTGAACCACCTTTTAAGAACTTAAAGTTGGGATTCAAACAACTTCGGATGAACGCATCAGAAGCATTGGCTTTCACAAAGTGAGTTGAAGGAATGTGCACCGATTTATTATTTGCAGGATCATAACATGGAATCCTCAATTCAGACTGTATTCTATCTTTCAAAGTAGCCATCTTTGGTTTCTCGCCATGTACAAGTATTACATGCTGTGGGGCGAGAAATTTAACAAGATCCATAATTCCTTTTGCATCTGTGTGAGGACTAAAAGATAGTTGATGAATCTGGAAACAGAAAACGCAGTTAGGAAATCTAAGACAATAAACAACATTGACACAAGGAAGCGCAAACAAAAGAAAGTCATATATTGCACTGTCAAAACATAGAGAGGATACAGATGGGCAAAGATAACATAATGAATCCCATTTTTGGTGGGGAAGAGACCCTTTAAGGCAGATACATTAACATGCTTAAATACTACATGACATTCAGATTTTAGTGCTGGACACTATACTACAGCATACATGATCACTATCTTTTTTCCAGAAACTCTTCTTgttcaaataagataatagtTTCATGCCCTAtgatatatgtgtatatttcaAACACCAAGTTTCAATAAAGACTTAAATGCACCTCAGAAACTATTCACCTCTGTCATTCTACCTAGATTGGAGAAACCAAACCAGATGGATAATATGATTTGCGTAATGAGAGAGTTGGACTTTCATGGAATGAAGAGATTAATAACTTCGGATCATCAATTTGACATCTGTCACAGCACTGTGGGTTGTCGTAATAACTTggcaaaacaaatttaatactTCATAGATTTAACCTGAGATACCAACTTGTGCTTTAAATGAAAATAGCAATAGAAAAACTTGAGCATACTGCAATATGTGAAAAGAGACGAAatgaaagattgaaaaaaaaaaattcataagatgatgaaaaaactgctgaaaataaattaacagtGGTAAGGGATGAATATGAACCTGACATCGGACATCAATTTGGGTCTTCTTGTCCAAATCAATTTTGGTGGGCTTTCCTGACATCAATTTATGTCCTATGGTTCCTGCCACACAATAcctacaaataaaaaagaaaaaagaggattCATAAATTGAAATAAGTCTCCAAGCCCATAACATATATCGATAATTAAAAAAGCACATATCCCACTGCCATAACATATAAATTCTCTAAAGAAGCTATCTGTTGAATTCCCAAATCTATTTTTGGCTTGACTTGAAAAATTACAAACTAAATGCCTCAATTTAGACAGATCATATATCATACATTGCCACTGATAGTGAGGCTCACTTGTACCCAAAGAATAGTCCAGATTCATGAAACTAATTCCTATTGGCGGCAACTACCTTTGTGCTACAAGAACTCACTTTTCTTTTCAGAAGAACATTGACAATCCTAATCCCAAGtcaaaaagatttttcaaagaACATTCTTGACACAGGTATAGTGTTTGATGTGCATTTAGTTACCTCTCTTATGAAGCAGTGTGAGAAAAGATAACTGCTTTTACAGTGACCTTCAAGTAATAGCAATAGTAAAACATTCTTTATGCATATCTAAGTTAGCAACGAGTCAGTAACGACATAAAGAATCATACCAGCAATCAGCCAGGAGATTAACGCTGAGTCACAGCAAAAGGCTATCTTATTCTAGAAAACCCGATAACCATGAAGATAAGTCAGtttaataattcaatagatGCCCTAAGACAGATAAATCATCCAGTAACTATTAAATAACCACTAATAAATCTAGAAAtgtttcttctttcatttctttttcttatatctttaatataaatcccCAAAAATGCATCAGAGATTGGCTTGAAAACAAAAGCATACAAATGCAGTTTTCTATCAAACAAATGAACATTAAATCACAGCATGATCACTTTATCATGTATGCCcaacaaaaaaaccaaataacAAAGTTCTTACCCAGGTAATGTGACAAGATTCATTTCAGATGGAGCCCAATGTTTAAAAACCTCAAGAGAAAAACCACCACTAATCATCCCTGGCGTTGCAAAAAGAACACAAGGACCCGGAGCATCTATCAAAGAGCGGTCAAATTTACGAACTGCAACATCCAAACACAAATAAGATAGAGATGTAACCGTTTAAGCAAAACAATCATGTAatgatataaaagaaaaaagtaactCTTAATTACAACTTGAGTTGAAATATTGTTTCTTCTGCAATGGATAACTAAGCTGTTccaaaaattgatattaaactAAGCTGttccaaaaattgaaattaacattgttaaattattttggaacagatatata
This sequence is a window from Mangifera indica cultivar Alphonso chromosome 5, CATAS_Mindica_2.1, whole genome shotgun sequence. Protein-coding genes within it:
- the LOC123216563 gene encoding histone H4, with the translated sequence MSGRGKGGKGLGKGGAKRHRKVLRDNIQGITKPAIRRLARRGGVKRISGLIYEETRGVLKIFLENVIRDAVTYTEHARRKTVTAMDVVYALKRQGRTLYGFGG
- the LOC123216556 gene encoding cleavage and polyadenylation specificity factor subunit 3-II-like, giving the protein MAIECLVLGAGQEIGKSCVVVTINGKRIMFDCGMHMGYDDHRRYPDFSLISKSGEFDNSLSCIIITHFHLDHVGALPFFTEVCGYNGPIYMTYPTKALAPLMLEDYRKVIVDRRGEEEQFTSDHIAECMKKVIAVDLKQTVQVDKDLQIRAYYAGHVLGAAMFYAKVGDTSMVYTGDYNMTPDRHLGAAQIDRLQLDLLITESTYATTIRDSKYAREREFLKAVHKCVAGGGKVLIPTFALGRAQELCILLDDYWERMTLNVPIYFSAGLTIQANMYYTMLISWTSQKVKETYATHNAFDFKHVRKFDRSLIDAPGPCVLFATPGMISGGFSLEVFKHWAPSEMNLVTLPGYCVAGTIGHKLMSGKPTKIDLDKKTQIDVRCQIHQLSFSPHTDAKGIMDLVKFLAPQHVILVHGEKPKMATLKDRIQSELRIPCYDPANNKSVHIPSTHFVKANASDAFIRSCLNPNFKFLKGGSEENFDSGSKGTSALSLLQISDERVLEGILVLEKSKKAKIVHQDELLLMFGEKEHKLQFAYCCPVSIDKLEKATTTDLTPETDSLYVFQTSSLIQLLSTRLSSELSEGNIVVLGEHLQVESFQLSICLKDNCPYRKSGTSQQKKSEAVFFCCTWSVADEKLAWKIISIMENFNQT